The DNA segment CCATCATTAAAGTATAGCCTTCCTCTCTTTTTCTGCTTTTTGGGGACTTTTAATCCTTCTTCACGCCAAATACGCTCAACTCGTTTATGGTTAACTTGCCATCCTTCAGCTTTTAGTAATGCTGTTATCCGGCGATAACCATAACGTCCATATTTAGTTGCTATATCTATA comes from the Candidatus Jidaibacter acanthamoeba genome and includes:
- a CDS encoding IS3 family transposase, with the translated sequence MSISRSVQRYIPKKANDEDALRKDVIDIATKYGRYGYRRITALLKAEGWQVNHKRVERIWREEGLKVPKKQKKRGRLYFNDG